TGCCCTTCCCCTGTTCAAGTCGGCTCACCTTCGACTGGTGATAGCCGAGCGCGGCAGCAACGTCCGTCTGGGACCGCTTGGCGAGCACGCGCGCTCGGCGGAGCACCTCGCCGAGCCGTCTCGCCTCGTCGTGCGCATCGGTCATCTGTGCCACGGCCCCTTTCGCCGCGCCCGATCCTGCCTTCTCAACCGAGCGTAAGTCACCGCGCACTTGGCGGTCATGCAGCTTCTGCATAAGCCATGCGGAGCGGGCAGCCGGGCAATCCCGCTCACCGCCTCGGACGGTTCTCTGGTCAGGCCGCACTCGACCGGGAGGCACTCCTGTGGAACCGCTTCGCTTCAGCTTTTCCGTAACCGGCACGCCGTACGCCGTCACCGACTCCCGACACCGGGTCGTCGCGGGGGTTCGTGACTGGCGGCTGGATGGCGCCGACGAGGTGCTGGAGAACGTGGCGCTGGTGACCAGCGAGCTGCTGACCAACGCCGTACGTCATGCCGGACACGGCCCCATTTCGGTGGCCGCGGAGCTGAACGACGGCCGGGTGCGCATCGAGGTCTGCGACTCCAGTCCCGTACTTCCGAAGGCCGGCCTGCCCGGTGCGGATGACGAGACCGGACGCGGCCTGCCCATCGTGGCGGCGCTGGCCGCCCGTCACGACGTCGAGGCGACCGCTTCCGGGAAGCGGTGCTGGGCCGAGATCGCGGTGCCCGCGCCGCCCGCATGTCCCGACGCGGCCGTACACGCCCTGCTTCCAAGGAGATGACCATGTCCCTCACCCAGATCCCTGCCACCACGGCCGAGGTGATCGCGATCCATCCCGGCCCGCCACTCGCTGGGGCTGTGAGCGTCGACGGTTCCAAGAACGCCGCTCTGCCACTCCTCGCAGCGGC
The DNA window shown above is from Streptomyces sp. NBC_00247 and carries:
- a CDS encoding ATP-binding protein, whose translation is MEPLRFSFSVTGTPYAVTDSRHRVVAGVRDWRLDGADEVLENVALVTSELLTNAVRHAGHGPISVAAELNDGRVRIEVCDSSPVLPKAGLPGADDETGRGLPIVAALAARHDVEATASGKRCWAEIAVPAPPACPDAAVHALLPRR